One genomic window of Bartonella sp. HY038 includes the following:
- a CDS encoding RsmB/NOP family class I SAM-dependent RNA methyltransferase: MRLGGRLQAAIEVLKDIETRKRPAADALKDWGLSHRFAGSGDRAAIGNIVYDALRRRLSIAYRMGDNSIEKLAFGALMSEGGMNFATLDAALHDDRFAPEQLDGNTRNHWQNANIADAADYIQADIPQWSITYFQDLFGVNWIKEAAALGERPPLDLRVNSLKSNRERVLKELAETHAQPVDWYDEAIRIAPIEGLGRHPNVQAEPAFQKGWFEVQDLGSQIAAHLVDANGHEQILDYCAGAGGKTMALAAQMDNRGQIHAYDAEKSRLAPIFDRLRRAGVRNSQAHANLKELTPLKGQMDCVLVDAPCTGTGTWRRRPDAKWRLTETQLERRVEEQRQVLDNALEFVKDNGRLVYITCSLFAPENDEQITSLLAREPNLQKIDMQDLWQKRMSAKSPAPHFSKHGIVLSPKSTQTDGFYISVLEKKA; encoded by the coding sequence ATGCGATTGGGCGGCCGTCTTCAAGCAGCGATTGAAGTTTTAAAAGATATTGAGACACGCAAACGTCCTGCAGCTGACGCATTAAAAGATTGGGGACTTTCCCACCGCTTTGCAGGATCTGGCGATAGGGCTGCAATAGGTAATATCGTTTATGATGCTTTGCGTCGCCGTCTATCCATTGCTTATCGCATGGGCGATAATAGTATTGAAAAATTAGCCTTTGGCGCTTTAATGAGCGAAGGCGGCATGAATTTTGCAACCCTTGATGCAGCATTGCATGATGACCGTTTTGCGCCAGAACAATTGGATGGAAACACACGCAACCATTGGCAAAATGCTAATATTGCTGATGCAGCCGATTATATACAAGCTGATATTCCACAATGGTCTATAACTTATTTCCAAGACCTATTTGGCGTTAATTGGATTAAAGAAGCCGCTGCCCTTGGCGAGCGCCCACCACTTGATTTGCGCGTTAATAGTTTAAAATCTAATCGCGAACGCGTGTTGAAAGAGCTAGCAGAAACACATGCTCAGCCAGTTGACTGGTATGATGAAGCAATTCGCATTGCCCCCATTGAAGGACTAGGCCGCCACCCAAATGTGCAAGCTGAACCGGCTTTCCAAAAAGGTTGGTTTGAAGTGCAAGACCTTGGCTCGCAAATTGCAGCTCACTTGGTTGATGCTAACGGCCATGAACAAATTCTTGATTATTGCGCTGGCGCTGGTGGTAAAACCATGGCCCTTGCCGCCCAAATGGATAATCGTGGCCAAATTCACGCATATGACGCGGAAAAAAGCCGTCTTGCGCCAATTTTTGACCGCTTGCGCCGTGCCGGCGTGCGCAATAGCCAAGCGCATGCTAATCTAAAAGAATTAACCCCATTAAAAGGCCAAATGGATTGTGTATTGGTTGATGCACCATGCACAGGTACTGGCACATGGCGCCGTCGACCAGACGCGAAATGGCGCCTTACTGAAACACAGCTAGAACGCCGCGTTGAAGAGCAACGCCAAGTGCTTGATAATGCCCTTGAGTTTGTCAAAGATAATGGCCGCCTTGTTTATATTACTTGCTCACTTTTTGCGCCTGAAAATGATGAGCAAATAACCAGTCTTTTGGCACGTGAACCCAATTTGCAAAAAATCGATATGCAAGACCTATGGCAAAAGCGCATGTCTGCCAAAAGCCCAGCGCCACATTTTTCAAAGCATGGTATTGTTTTGTCACCTAAAAGCACGCAGACAGATGGGTTTTATATCAGCGTCCTTGAAAAGAAAGCATAA
- a CDS encoding 5'-methylthioadenosine/S-adenosylhomocysteine nucleosidase (Enables the cleavage of the glycosidic bond in both 5'-methylthioadenosine and S-adenosylhomocysteine) encodes MAIKAILTEKTGKKFLFLMAAQAEYGEKLKQIFTPLFIGVGPVEAAVNTAIALSNLSAQNCLPDYVISLGSAGAQNLHQTGVYQVASVSWRDIDASAFGVEKGLTPFLDLPKEIELPCFLNNLPKARLSTGSNVVSGSAYNEIDADMVDMETYAVLRACQQFNLPLIGLRGISDGKHEINHIDDWQLYLHIIDEKLANCVDELLNVLAKT; translated from the coding sequence ATGGCAATAAAGGCAATCTTAACTGAAAAAACGGGTAAAAAATTTCTGTTTCTCATGGCAGCTCAAGCTGAATATGGGGAAAAGCTAAAACAGATTTTTACCCCGCTTTTTATTGGTGTTGGGCCAGTTGAAGCGGCCGTAAATACCGCCATTGCATTATCAAACTTAAGCGCACAAAATTGCCTACCCGATTATGTCATTTCTCTTGGCTCTGCCGGCGCACAAAATTTGCATCAAACAGGCGTTTATCAAGTAGCGTCGGTTTCTTGGCGCGATATTGATGCGAGCGCATTTGGCGTTGAAAAAGGCTTAACGCCATTTTTAGACCTGCCAAAAGAAATAGAATTGCCATGCTTTTTAAACAACCTGCCAAAAGCTCGGCTATCAACCGGCAGTAATGTTGTTTCAGGCAGTGCCTATAATGAGATTGATGCAGATATGGTTGACATGGAAACCTATGCAGTATTGCGGGCATGCCAACAATTTAATCTGCCGCTTATTGGTTTGCGCGGTATTTCTGATGGCAAACATGAAATCAACCATATTGACGATTGGCAGCTATATCTCCATATAATTGATGAAAAGCTAGCCAATTGCGTCGATGAATTATTGAATGTGCTTGCAAAAACTTAA
- a CDS encoding small ribosomal subunit Rsm22 family protein, with amino-acid sequence MELPADLRQAGEELLANVSINELSNASKRLSQRYRTETRDGRMHLDSSMAAKAYIAARLPATFAAAYKALDEAYAVLGDFAPKTMLDAGSGPGTVFFAAREVFETLENISLFEQSGDIQKIGEQLCQKTSHINQTVTWCHEDLSKQAALDALPIADLVTLGFVLDELHDDQQDRLISSLWQKCAGALVIIEPGTPAGWKRILRQRQNLEKLGAFIAAPCAHLAPCPLTQLNAKIDSKTQEDWCHFSVRLARSKLHRLTKQAEVPYEDEKFCYLVASRFAPQQIEARILSHPQKSSGRFAFKLCTDKGNVEIRQITRRDGDLFKQARRLEWGDALKSG; translated from the coding sequence ATGGAACTACCTGCAGACTTGCGGCAAGCTGGTGAAGAGCTTTTAGCCAATGTTTCAATCAACGAGTTGAGCAATGCCTCAAAACGATTGAGCCAGCGTTATCGTACTGAAACACGCGATGGCCGCATGCATCTTGATAGTTCCATGGCGGCAAAAGCCTATATTGCTGCACGGCTACCGGCAACCTTTGCCGCCGCCTATAAGGCGCTTGATGAAGCTTATGCTGTGCTTGGAGATTTTGCCCCTAAAACTATGCTTGACGCGGGCTCTGGACCCGGAACAGTATTTTTTGCGGCACGCGAAGTTTTTGAAACCCTTGAAAATATAAGCCTTTTTGAGCAAAGTGGCGACATTCAAAAAATTGGCGAGCAATTATGCCAAAAAACCAGCCATATTAATCAAACGGTTACATGGTGCCATGAGGATTTAAGCAAACAAGCAGCTCTTGACGCTCTGCCAATTGCTGACCTTGTCACCTTGGGTTTTGTTCTTGATGAATTGCACGATGACCAGCAAGATAGGTTGATAAGCAGCCTTTGGCAAAAATGTGCAGGTGCATTGGTGATTATTGAGCCCGGCACGCCGGCAGGTTGGAAACGCATTTTACGCCAGCGGCAAAACCTTGAAAAGCTTGGTGCCTTTATTGCTGCCCCTTGCGCACATTTAGCCCCCTGCCCTTTAACGCAATTAAATGCAAAAATTGACAGCAAAACCCAAGAGGATTGGTGTCATTTTTCGGTGCGCCTCGCACGCTCAAAACTTCATCGCCTTACCAAGCAAGCAGAAGTCCCTTATGAGGATGAAAAATTTTGCTATCTTGTTGCGTCGCGTTTTGCACCACAACAGATTGAAGCGCGTATTTTAAGCCATCCACAAAAAAGCAGTGGCCGCTTTGCTTTTAAGCTTTGCACTGATAAAGGCAATGTTGAAATACGCCAAATTACGCGCCGTGACGGTGATTTATTTAAACAGGCGCGCCGCCTTGAATGGGGCGATGCCTTAAAGAGCGGTTGA
- a CDS encoding DNA translocase FtsK: MRQGHSAYNLPDEDDYQAPRFSHVLFRQLGTFLGLGLLILIGLAGTALATWNFADPSLSFANNNPVTNQLGFWGAAYADIALQFFGLAAPVNLLPPFFWAILLLMQRDIPKPITRIILWGLSGIFFATAIATIPPIAGWPMPMGLGGVVGDKFLGFFDQLLSFMPKTLRDIVIAIVFTPLALITAAYAGAVIGRNKAKKRQKLAEVKRSNRVEDYEDAPRAGIFVTMFGLTMHLFMRVSAFFARIKAKRAEKFALKEQRKPSNKQTEIRTARQTTTSNQRVEPNFSQDIDERGDHNAMPNNNERVAIETRQSLTADRKQDTRRQSNITKKTTSNGFELPHLEFLAEPKETFKDASLSKDQLAQNAELLARVLEDFGVKGAIIDVRPGPVVTLYEFEPAPGVKSSRIISLADDIARNMSAISARIAVVSGRNAIGIELPNKHRETVYLREIFETRDYRDSKAKLGLALGKTIGGNAVIADLAKMPHVLVAGTTGSGKSVAINTMIMSLLYKHTPQECRLIMVDPKMLELSVYDGIPHLLTPVVTDPKKAVVALKWAVREMEERYRNMSKLGVRNIDGFNERLQKAKENGESLSRTVQTGFDNETGKPIFETEHFDMTTMPYIVVIIDEMADLMMVAGKEIEGAVQRLAQMARAAGIHVVMATQRPSVDVITGTIKANFPTRISFSVTSKIDSRTILGEQGAEQLLGQGDMLFMMGGGRIQRVHGPFIGDHEVETIVNHLKTQGTPEYLDAVMEDQGDDESDNSSNNSNMANSEDPYDQAVAIVLRDKKASTSYIQRRLGIGYNRAASIIERMEEEGIISPANHAGKREILLEDGNENY, encoded by the coding sequence ATGAGACAAGGGCACTCTGCTTATAATTTACCAGATGAAGACGACTATCAAGCACCACGCTTTAGCCATGTGCTTTTTCGTCAGCTTGGTACATTTTTAGGTCTTGGCCTACTTATTTTAATTGGTCTTGCTGGCACCGCTCTTGCTACTTGGAATTTTGCCGACCCATCATTAAGCTTTGCCAATAATAACCCCGTTACCAACCAGCTTGGTTTTTGGGGCGCAGCCTATGCGGATATTGCCTTGCAGTTTTTTGGCCTTGCAGCTCCGGTTAATTTATTGCCACCATTTTTTTGGGCAATTTTATTACTGATGCAACGCGATATTCCAAAGCCCATAACCCGCATCATTCTATGGGGACTTTCAGGCATTTTCTTTGCAACCGCTATTGCAACTATTCCTCCTATTGCAGGTTGGCCTATGCCAATGGGCCTCGGCGGCGTTGTTGGTGATAAGTTTTTAGGCTTTTTTGACCAATTACTGTCCTTCATGCCCAAAACATTACGCGATATTGTTATTGCTATTGTTTTTACCCCCCTTGCTTTGATAACCGCTGCCTATGCTGGCGCAGTAATTGGGCGCAATAAAGCTAAAAAGCGCCAAAAATTAGCAGAAGTTAAACGATCCAACCGCGTTGAAGATTATGAAGATGCGCCGCGTGCCGGCATCTTTGTGACGATGTTTGGTTTAACCATGCATCTATTCATGCGCGTATCAGCATTTTTTGCACGGATCAAAGCAAAGCGCGCCGAAAAATTTGCCTTAAAAGAACAGCGTAAGCCATCAAACAAGCAAACGGAAATACGCACAGCAAGACAAACCACAACATCGAACCAACGTGTTGAGCCAAACTTTAGCCAAGACATTGACGAGCGTGGCGATCATAATGCAATGCCCAACAATAATGAGCGCGTGGCGATAGAAACGCGGCAAAGCCTTACCGCAGATCGCAAGCAAGATACACGTCGGCAAAGTAACATTACCAAAAAAACCACTAGCAATGGCTTTGAATTGCCTCATCTAGAGTTCTTAGCTGAACCAAAAGAAACCTTTAAAGATGCTTCGCTTTCCAAAGATCAATTGGCGCAAAATGCCGAACTTCTTGCCCGCGTTTTAGAAGATTTTGGGGTAAAGGGTGCAATCATTGATGTAAGGCCGGGGCCTGTGGTTACACTTTATGAGTTTGAGCCGGCGCCGGGGGTGAAATCATCACGTATTATCAGCCTTGCCGATGATATTGCTCGCAATATGAGTGCGATATCTGCCCGTATTGCTGTGGTGTCAGGTCGCAATGCTATTGGTATTGAATTACCGAACAAACATCGTGAAACAGTTTATTTACGTGAAATTTTTGAAACCCGTGATTATCGCGATAGTAAAGCAAAGCTTGGCCTTGCCTTAGGTAAAACGATTGGTGGCAATGCGGTTATTGCAGATCTTGCCAAAATGCCCCATGTGCTCGTTGCAGGTACCACTGGCTCGGGTAAATCTGTCGCTATTAACACCATGATTATGTCACTTCTTTATAAGCATACACCACAAGAATGCCGCCTTATCATGGTAGACCCTAAAATGCTGGAACTGTCAGTCTATGACGGTATTCCGCATTTGCTAACGCCGGTTGTAACCGACCCCAAAAAAGCTGTTGTCGCATTAAAATGGGCGGTGCGTGAAATGGAAGAGCGTTATCGCAACATGTCCAAACTTGGCGTGCGCAATATTGACGGCTTTAATGAGCGTTTGCAAAAGGCAAAAGAAAATGGCGAAAGCCTATCACGCACCGTGCAAACTGGCTTTGATAATGAAACAGGCAAGCCGATTTTTGAAACCGAACATTTTGATATGACAACCATGCCCTATATTGTGGTTATCATTGACGAAATGGCCGACTTGATGATGGTTGCCGGCAAAGAAATTGAGGGCGCGGTACAACGTTTAGCGCAAATGGCACGTGCTGCAGGTATCCACGTAGTTATGGCAACCCAGCGCCCGTCCGTTGATGTTATTACCGGTACGATTAAAGCCAACTTCCCAACCCGCATTTCCTTTTCGGTTACTTCTAAAATTGACAGTCGCACAATACTTGGCGAACAAGGCGCCGAGCAATTATTGGGCCAAGGCGATATGCTGTTTATGATGGGCGGCGGCCGCATTCAACGCGTACATGGACCATTTATCGGCGATCATGAAGTAGAAACCATTGTAAATCACCTTAAAACCCAAGGCACACCAGAATATCTTGATGCTGTCATGGAAGACCAAGGCGATGACGAAAGTGATAATTCAAGCAATAATAGTAACATGGCCAATAGTGAAGATCCCTATGATCAAGCCGTTGCTATTGTTCTTCGCGACAAGAAAGCCTCAACATCCTACATTCAGCGCCGCCTTGGCATTGGCTACAACCGTGCGGCCTCTATCATTGAACGCATGGAAGAGGAAGGCATTATTAGCCCTGCCAACCATGCCGGCAAACGAGAAATATTGTTAGAAGACGGCAATGAAAATTATTAA
- a CDS encoding outer membrane lipoprotein carrier protein LolA, translated as MRGFQLIKTSLIAVLFSSFATSPLLAQNNAANVSQAGNKQAAAQKIADHFAAITTMTGDFVQFSSKGEMSEGTFYLERPGKIRFAYKNSPIRVISDGKSVVINNKKLDTWDLYQLSQTPMKLLLDSKIDLSGGKLLNFVSDKNAATLEITDKTMGGGKLRLIFDAKTNELKQWTMIDRQNLETTVQITNLRSNVRFADGMFRINYQNIAMKKPEK; from the coding sequence ATGCGTGGTTTCCAACTCATAAAAACAAGTTTAATCGCCGTCTTATTCAGCAGCTTTGCCACATCGCCATTATTGGCGCAAAATAATGCTGCAAACGTAAGCCAAGCAGGTAATAAACAAGCTGCAGCACAAAAAATTGCTGATCATTTTGCTGCCATAACCACAATGACTGGCGATTTCGTTCAATTTAGCTCCAAAGGCGAAATGAGCGAAGGCACATTCTACTTAGAACGCCCCGGTAAAATTCGTTTTGCCTATAAAAACTCCCCAATCCGTGTCATTTCTGATGGCAAGTCAGTAGTCATCAATAATAAAAAATTAGATACTTGGGATCTATATCAGCTTAGCCAAACACCGATGAAACTTCTGCTCGACAGCAAAATAGATTTAAGCGGCGGCAAATTATTAAATTTCGTAAGCGATAAAAATGCAGCCACTTTGGAAATTACTGATAAAACCATGGGTGGTGGTAAGCTGCGTTTAATATTTGATGCAAAAACCAACGAGCTTAAACAATGGACTATGATAGACCGTCAAAATCTTGAAACCACTGTGCAAATTACCAATTTACGTAGTAATGTACGTTTTGCTGACGGAATGTTTAGAATTAATTATCAAAATATTGCTATGAAAAAACCAGAAAAATAA
- a CDS encoding outer membrane lipoprotein carrier protein LolA has protein sequence MLAQAQNQPQSQQVTAQEIANHFASIKTMTGDFIQIGPKGEMTEGTFYMERPGQIRFTYKGSDIRVIADGKSVVIHNKKLDTWDLYQLNQTPMKLLLDNQIDLSGGKLLAFSTNDKVAVMEIADKTMGGGKLKLIFDPKTYELRQWTMIDRQNQETTVQITELKTGVRFADGMFKIDYQRISMKRNRN, from the coding sequence ATGCTTGCGCAAGCCCAAAACCAGCCCCAAAGCCAACAAGTAACAGCCCAAGAAATTGCTAACCACTTTGCTTCAATAAAAACCATGACCGGTGATTTTATTCAAATTGGTCCAAAAGGTGAAATGACAGAAGGCACATTTTACATGGAGCGCCCTGGACAAATCCGCTTCACCTATAAGGGCTCGGATATACGCGTAATTGCTGATGGCAAATCGGTGGTTATTCATAATAAAAAGCTTGATACATGGGATCTTTATCAGCTTAACCAAACGCCAATGAAATTATTGCTTGATAATCAAATTGATTTAAGTGGCGGTAAATTATTAGCATTTTCTACAAATGATAAAGTTGCCGTGATGGAAATTGCCGATAAAACCATGGGTGGCGGCAAGCTAAAGCTAATATTTGACCCCAAGACCTACGAATTAAGACAATGGACCATGATTGATCGACAAAACCAAGAAACAACAGTGCAAATCACCGAATTAAAAACTGGCGTTCGCTTTGCTGATGGCATGTTTAAAATAGATTATCAGCGCATTTCCATGAAGCGAAATAGAAACTAA
- a CDS encoding alpha/beta hydrolase: MKFFVSRFLLLLVFGAVLSACTDERAILWHDKMATASSIAASKAALIQPKKPIAVQPVYVATSRGKENNLYLPFGSKRSPHLNFARVDVGIPAAHQKGAVEANGNKPNSGEHFAAVSMQTYKDRQDFKSALNSALANLPQKNKEILVFIHGYNNNFAESTFRAAQIAYDYQLNAVTVHYAWPSGGALGLYVFDRDSADYARDGLVELLQLVSETNAKQVSVVAHSMGNYVTMEALRTLALKKQRGPINRISNLLLAAPDIDVDVFQMQLKDINGLPKSTAVQVSSNDKALTVSGTITGGHARVGDGSDIAMLNKAGIAVFDMSNVDGGSHAVFASSPTLMALVQDGALSHSVLKGDEDNDDNAAFLADGNSVIKGARSFVQGAASLILYTPARILNVAN, translated from the coding sequence ATGAAGTTTTTTGTTAGCCGTTTTTTATTACTGCTGGTATTTGGTGCTGTTTTAAGTGCCTGCACCGATGAACGTGCTATTCTTTGGCATGATAAAATGGCGACAGCTTCGTCAATTGCGGCATCTAAAGCTGCACTTATCCAACCCAAAAAACCAATTGCTGTTCAGCCGGTCTATGTTGCTACAAGTCGCGGTAAAGAAAATAATCTATATTTGCCTTTTGGTTCGAAACGTTCACCGCATTTAAATTTCGCACGTGTTGATGTTGGGATACCTGCAGCCCACCAAAAAGGTGCCGTGGAAGCTAATGGTAATAAGCCAAACTCTGGCGAGCATTTTGCTGCCGTTTCTATGCAAACCTACAAAGATAGGCAAGATTTTAAAAGTGCTTTAAATAGTGCTTTAGCAAATTTGCCACAAAAAAATAAAGAAATTCTAGTTTTTATTCATGGTTACAATAATAACTTTGCTGAAAGTACATTTAGAGCCGCGCAAATTGCCTATGATTATCAATTAAATGCTGTAACTGTTCACTATGCATGGCCATCAGGTGGTGCCTTAGGGCTTTACGTCTTTGATCGAGACAGCGCCGATTATGCTCGTGATGGTCTTGTTGAATTATTGCAATTAGTATCAGAAACAAATGCTAAGCAGGTTAGTGTTGTTGCTCACTCGATGGGTAATTATGTGACTATGGAAGCATTGCGTACTCTTGCGCTTAAAAAGCAACGTGGACCAATCAACCGTATTTCTAATCTATTGCTTGCCGCACCTGATATTGATGTTGATGTTTTTCAAATGCAGCTAAAAGATATTAATGGATTGCCAAAATCAACCGCTGTTCAAGTCTCTAGCAACGATAAAGCACTTACAGTTTCAGGAACAATCACCGGTGGCCACGCTCGCGTTGGTGATGGGTCGGATATTGCAATGCTAAATAAAGCGGGAATTGCAGTTTTTGACATGTCAAATGTTGATGGTGGCTCGCATGCGGTGTTTGCGTCATCACCAACACTGATGGCACTGGTGCAAGATGGTGCGCTTTCCCATTCGGTCCTTAAAGGCGATGAAGACAATGATGATAATGCAGCATTTCTTGCGGACGGTAATTCAGTAATAAAAGGCGCGCGGTCTTTTGTACAGGGAGCTGCATCATTGATACTTTATACACCGGCGCGTATTTTAAACGTGGCAAATTAA
- the pncA gene encoding bifunctional nicotinamidase/pyrazinamidase has product MSDKALIVIDIQNDFCPGGALAVAQGDDIIAPVNELIACHDHIIVTQDWHPHNHSSFASQHDGCDPYQIIEMPYGKQVLWPDHCIQGSYGADFHPDLHWQKSELLLRKGYNAAIDSYSAFFENDHKTPTGLAGYLTERQIKKILLCGLATDFCVAYSAIDGVRSGFEVSVVLTACRAIDLNGSLDHAIKAMQNNGVELLLTI; this is encoded by the coding sequence ATGAGTGACAAGGCATTAATTGTTATTGATATACAAAATGATTTTTGCCCTGGTGGTGCATTAGCTGTTGCCCAAGGCGATGATATTATTGCACCGGTTAATGAGCTTATTGCTTGCCATGATCATATTATTGTAACGCAGGATTGGCATCCTCACAATCATTCAAGTTTTGCGTCACAGCATGATGGCTGCGACCCTTACCAAATTATTGAAATGCCCTATGGTAAACAAGTGCTTTGGCCAGATCATTGCATTCAAGGCAGTTATGGTGCCGATTTTCACCCTGACCTTCACTGGCAAAAAAGTGAGCTTTTATTGCGCAAAGGCTATAATGCTGCAATTGATAGCTATTCGGCATTTTTTGAAAATGATCATAAAACCCCAACTGGGCTAGCAGGCTACTTAACTGAGCGCCAGATAAAAAAAATATTGCTATGCGGTTTGGCCACAGATTTTTGTGTTGCATATTCAGCAATTGATGGTGTGCGTTCTGGTTTTGAGGTAAGTGTAGTTTTAACTGCTTGCCGTGCTATTGATCTAAATGGCTCGCTTGATCATGCAATTAAAGCAATGCAAAATAATGGTGTTGAACTATTATTGACCATATAG
- a CDS encoding glycine zipper domain-containing protein has protein sequence MSFISKRIVAGLLAVSVLASGCTNTTSAIDPSTMTPTEIALRQQQTERTRIVQGVATGAVVGALAGAAIGAIAGGDSRSITRGAIIGGVGGGVIGGADANRVNQQTRGIAAEQSDLRAIIANADKSIAHYSKINGLTGRLITEETTRLANSKKSLASGQMSKEAYRKQVESARGNVKVVSQYVDQADQDLNDLKRATANNNNAAAKQRVAQLTAQRNQLKNQLARMQTAVSRADS, from the coding sequence ATGTCATTTATTTCCAAGCGGATTGTTGCAGGTCTTTTAGCTGTTTCAGTTTTGGCAAGCGGTTGTACCAATACAACAAGTGCAATTGACCCATCAACGATGACCCCAACGGAAATTGCTTTGCGTCAACAGCAAACTGAACGCACCCGCATTGTACAAGGTGTTGCAACTGGTGCTGTCGTTGGTGCGCTTGCAGGTGCAGCAATTGGTGCAATTGCTGGTGGCGATAGCCGCTCAATCACACGCGGCGCAATTATTGGCGGCGTTGGTGGCGGTGTTATTGGTGGTGCAGATGCAAACCGCGTTAATCAGCAGACCCGCGGCATTGCAGCCGAGCAAAGTGACTTGCGCGCGATTATTGCCAATGCTGATAAGAGCATTGCCCATTACAGCAAAATCAATGGGTTGACTGGTCGCCTTATCACTGAAGAAACCACTCGTCTTGCTAATAGCAAGAAAAGCCTTGCAAGCGGCCAGATGTCAAAAGAAGCCTATCGCAAACAAGTTGAAAGCGCCCGCGGCAATGTCAAGGTTGTTAGCCAATATGTTGATCAGGCAGATCAAGATCTTAATGATTTGAAGCGAGCAACAGCTAATAACAATAATGCTGCCGCTAAGCAGCGTGTTGCCCAGTTAACCGCGCAACGCAATCAGCTTAAAAACCAATTGGCTCGTATGCAAACAGCTGTAAGCCGCGCTGATAGCTAA
- a CDS encoding DUF1013 domain-containing protein: protein MANQLLMPKATAVWLVDNTALSFDQIAAFCKLHPLEVKAIADGEAAQGIKGLDPINTGQLSRDDIKRAEQNPDLRLKLADPKVRIPESKRRTARYTPLSKRQDRPNAIFWLVQNHPELKDAQISRLIGTTKSTIEQIRTRTHWNSGTLVARDPVTLGLCSQIDLDIEVEKAAKNRPADMPRDETLLPASATENYGYDRGHEEEELDADKIFAKLSSMKRKDEDEEEENNSF from the coding sequence ATGGCTAACCAGCTGCTGATGCCCAAGGCGACCGCCGTATGGCTTGTTGACAATACTGCTTTATCTTTTGATCAGATTGCTGCTTTTTGCAAATTGCATCCACTGGAAGTAAAAGCAATTGCTGATGGTGAAGCCGCGCAAGGCATTAAAGGTCTTGATCCAATCAATACCGGACAATTAAGCCGTGATGACATTAAGCGTGCCGAACAAAATCCTGATTTACGTTTGAAATTAGCTGATCCAAAAGTGCGTATTCCTGAAAGTAAGCGTCGTACGGCACGCTATACACCGCTTTCAAAGCGTCAGGATCGTCCAAATGCTATTTTCTGGCTTGTGCAAAACCATCCTGAATTAAAAGACGCACAAATTTCACGTCTTATTGGCACAACTAAATCAACTATTGAGCAAATCCGCACTCGCACCCACTGGAATTCAGGCACTCTTGTTGCTCGTGACCCTGTAACTCTTGGTCTTTGCTCGCAGATTGATCTTGATATTGAAGTTGAAAAAGCTGCTAAAAATCGCCCTGCTGATATGCCACGCGATGAAACCTTGTTGCCAGCATCTGCGACTGAAAATTATGGCTATGATCGCGGCCATGAAGAAGAAGAGCTCGATGCTGACAAGATCTTTGCAAAGCTTTCTTCCATGAAGCGTAAGGATGAAGACGAGGAAGAAGAAAACAATTCTTTCTAA
- a CDS encoding MmcB family DNA repair protein, producing the protein MAIINLHKNHPLDDGRQSERALFVRRGVMRLLLSLGFAPLSELSLADGRRADLLAVSSKGEIWIIEVKSSIADLKADNKWPDYRAFCDKLFFATHSDVPMDLFPEDCGFILADSYGGHVLREAPEHKLNAARRKAVIQRFGRASATRLARAELDGLIIDQKQLDCENAD; encoded by the coding sequence ATGGCAATCATTAATCTTCATAAAAACCATCCACTTGATGACGGGCGACAATCTGAACGCGCACTTTTTGTGCGGCGCGGCGTTATGCGACTATTATTAAGCCTTGGCTTTGCACCCTTAAGCGAATTATCGCTGGCTGATGGTCGGCGTGCTGACCTTTTAGCGGTGTCATCAAAGGGTGAAATTTGGATTATTGAAGTCAAATCCTCCATTGCTGATTTAAAGGCCGATAATAAGTGGCCTGATTATCGGGCATTTTGTGATAAGCTGTTTTTTGCAACCCATAGTGACGTGCCAATGGATTTATTTCCTGAAGATTGCGGATTTATCCTTGCTGACAGTTATGGCGGCCATGTCCTGCGCGAAGCACCAGAGCACAAATTAAATGCTGCACGTCGTAAAGCCGTGATCCAGCGGTTTGGTAGAGCTAGCGCCACACGATTAGCACGCGCCGAACTTGATGGATTAATCATTGACCAAAAGCAGCTTGATTGTGAAAATGCTGACTGA